One region of Solanum pennellii chromosome 6, SPENNV200 genomic DNA includes:
- the LOC107023161 gene encoding probable aquaporin TIP1-1 has translation MPINQIAIGSHEELRHPGALKAALAEFISTLIFVFAGQGSGMAFNKLTDGVATPAGLISASIAHAFGLFVAVSVGANISGGHVNPAVTFGAFVGGNITLFRGILYIIAQLLGSTAACALLEFATGGMSTGSFALSAGVSVWNAFVFEIVMTFGLVYTVYATAVDPKKGDLGVIAPIAIGFIVGANILAGGAFTGASMNPAVSFGPSLVSWTWTHQWVYWAGPLIGGGLAGFIYEFIFISHTHEQIPSGDF, from the exons ATGCCGATCAACCAAATTGCTATTGGAAGCCATGAGGAACTCCGCCATCCCGGGGCGCTTAAAGCGGCCTTGGCGGAGTTCATCAGTACCCTGATCTTCGTATTCGCAGGTCAGGGTTCTGGTATGGCTTTCAATAAGCTTACCGATGGCGTCGCTACTCCCGCCGGCCTTATTTCCGCCTCCATAGCGCACGCCTTCGGGTTGTTCGTCGCCGTCTCCGTCGGTGCTAACATCTCCGGCGGCCACGTCAACCCTGCTGTTACCTTCGGTGCGTTTGTTGGTGGAAACATCACTTTGTTCCGTGGAATTTTGTACATCATTGCACAGTTGCTTGGATCCACTGCTGCTTGCGCTCTCCTTGAATTCGCCACCGGTGGCATG AGCACTGGATCATTTGCATTGTCAGCCGGTGTATCAGTATGGAACGCGTTTGTATTCGAGATAGTGATGACTTTCGGTCTCGTTTACACTGTTTACGCAACCGCAGTTGACCCAAAGAAGGGAGATTTGGGTGTGATCGCACCAATTGCAATTGGTTTCATTGTTGGTGCCAACATTCTTGCTGGTGGTGCCTTTACTGGAGCTTCAATGAACCCAGCTGTGTCATTTGGCCCATCTTTGGTTAGCTGGACCTGGACTCACCAATGGGTTTATTGGGCTGGACCACTTATTGGTGGTGGGCTTGCTGGATTCATCTATGAATTCATCTTCATTAGCCACACTCATGAGCAAATCCCAAGTGGAGATTTTTAA